Proteins from a single region of Gordonia hongkongensis:
- a CDS encoding transposase, protein MIIDSPQTNSHKKKGTSQVKNNVYPELMVDPTRTESVLTTSGAVLLTKTVQVCGLGAALTAAMAPWRTTATVHDPAKIVLDLAMTLATGGDCVADVATVRAQPQLYGQVASDPTISRVLTRLAADVEAVHSAIGAARATARQRVWDIARPLEGTAGSVDGGLVTVDLDATTVTAGSAKEQAQKTYKRVFGHSPMCSFVDHGAYGTGETLNLDLRRGGASPKGADMHIAATERAVAQLPAAERAHVLIRTDSAGCAKEFLAYLAEQDLQYSVGFTITELVKQALDVLPEAAWVTAINTDDADPRADAQVAEITRYLPPATRAAEPGYKSWPSGMRLIARREYPHNGEPPQFEWTPR, encoded by the coding sequence GTGATTATTGATTCACCACAAACAAATAGTCACAAGAAGAAAGGCACCTCGCAGGTGAAGAATAACGTGTATCCCGAGTTGATGGTGGACCCCACGCGCACCGAGTCGGTGCTGACAACCTCCGGTGCGGTGTTACTGACGAAAACCGTGCAGGTCTGCGGCCTGGGCGCCGCCCTGACCGCGGCAATGGCGCCATGGCGAACGACAGCGACGGTGCATGATCCGGCCAAGATCGTGCTGGACTTGGCGATGACCTTGGCCACTGGTGGTGACTGCGTGGCCGATGTGGCCACCGTGCGGGCTCAACCACAGCTGTACGGGCAGGTGGCCTCCGATCCCACGATCTCACGGGTGCTCACCCGACTCGCTGCCGACGTCGAAGCGGTACATTCCGCGATCGGTGCGGCTCGCGCCACCGCGCGTCAACGGGTGTGGGACATCGCCCGCCCCCTGGAAGGCACCGCGGGCAGCGTCGATGGCGGGCTGGTGACCGTCGATCTCGATGCCACGACCGTGACGGCCGGATCGGCCAAAGAACAGGCCCAGAAAACGTATAAACGGGTGTTCGGGCATTCCCCGATGTGTTCGTTCGTCGACCACGGCGCCTACGGCACCGGGGAAACACTGAACCTGGACCTGCGGCGTGGGGGCGCCTCCCCCAAGGGTGCGGACATGCACATCGCCGCCACCGAGAGGGCGGTGGCGCAGTTGCCCGCTGCCGAACGCGCCCACGTGCTCATCCGTACCGATTCGGCCGGGTGTGCCAAAGAGTTCCTGGCCTACCTGGCCGAGCAGGACCTGCAGTACTCGGTCGGGTTCACCATCACCGAACTGGTCAAACAAGCCCTGGACGTGCTGCCCGAGGCTGCGTGGGTCACCGCGATCAACACCGACGACGCCGATCCACGAGCTGATGCCCAGGTCGCCGAGATCACCCGCTACCTACCGCCGGCCACCCGTGCCGCAGAACCCGGCTACAAGTCCTGGCCATCGGGGATGCGGCTGATCGCGCGCCGTGAATACCCCCACAACGGTGAGCCTCCCCAGTTTGAGTGGACACCGAGATAG
- a CDS encoding transposase: MSRRRSFTPEYKAQAARRVIDGGRPITEVARELNVHENLLGKWVRAERLRDGVADDVRKVPPDQDLSASERSELTRLRAELAEKDRDIAFLKKVSAYFAAQHHR, from the coding sequence ATGTCCAGGAGGCGGTCGTTTACGCCGGAGTACAAGGCTCAGGCTGCTCGTCGGGTGATTGATGGTGGTCGGCCGATCACCGAGGTGGCTCGGGAACTCAATGTGCATGAGAATCTGCTGGGCAAATGGGTTCGGGCTGAGCGGCTTCGAGACGGCGTCGCCGATGATGTTCGCAAGGTGCCGCCCGACCAAGATCTGTCGGCGAGTGAACGCTCAGAACTGACCAGGCTGCGTGCCGAACTCGCCGAGAAGGACCGTGATATCGCATTCCTGAAAAAAGTATCGGCGTACTTTGCGGCGCAGCATCATCGGTGA
- a CDS encoding IS3 family transposase, whose protein sequence is MSRFELIAAECANHDVTKLVALLGVSRSGFYAWADRQHRVELTPRQQRRRDLEVKILAHWQASRRIYGSPRITADLHAEGVAVSENTVAKIMAEMGIEGISPRTFKVRTTQVDPAASFPPDRVGRDFDRGGINLVWTSDITYLTCGEGDAYLCAIRDEHSRRVLGWSLADHMRTELVEDAVDAAVLTRGGSVAGTILHSDRGGQYTSYDMASACRRHGLQRSMGATGICWDNAGAESLWSTVKHENYKRHAYGSYANLAAGLDNYIRFYNHDRRHSSLGMVSPIDFEIRSHTSQQTS, encoded by the coding sequence GTGAGTCGTTTCGAACTCATCGCCGCGGAGTGCGCCAACCACGACGTGACGAAACTTGTTGCTCTCCTGGGTGTGTCGCGGTCCGGATTCTACGCGTGGGCAGATCGGCAACATCGTGTCGAGTTGACGCCCCGACAGCAGCGGCGCCGGGATCTGGAAGTGAAGATTCTGGCGCACTGGCAGGCCTCGCGACGCATCTACGGTTCACCGCGCATTACCGCCGATCTGCACGCTGAGGGGGTGGCGGTCTCGGAGAACACCGTCGCCAAGATCATGGCCGAGATGGGCATCGAGGGCATCAGTCCGCGCACGTTCAAGGTCAGGACCACCCAGGTCGATCCGGCCGCGTCGTTCCCGCCGGACCGGGTCGGCCGCGATTTCGATCGCGGCGGCATCAACCTGGTCTGGACCTCCGATATCACCTATCTGACCTGCGGCGAAGGGGACGCCTACCTGTGCGCGATCCGAGACGAGCACTCGCGTCGAGTGCTGGGCTGGTCGCTGGCAGATCACATGCGCACCGAGCTCGTCGAGGACGCGGTGGATGCTGCAGTGCTCACTCGTGGCGGTTCGGTGGCCGGCACCATTCTGCACAGCGACCGAGGCGGTCAGTACACCAGCTACGACATGGCTTCAGCGTGCCGTCGACATGGTTTGCAACGCTCGATGGGCGCGACCGGCATCTGCTGGGACAACGCCGGCGCCGAGTCGTTGTGGTCAACGGTCAAACACGAGAACTACAAGCGCCACGCGTACGGCAGCTACGCGAATCTTGCTGCCGGACTTGACAATTACATCCGATTCTACAACCATGACAGAAGGCATAGCTCGCTAGGGATGGTCTCACCTATCGACTTCGAAATCAGATCACACACAAGTCAGCAAACAAGCTAA
- a CDS encoding YciI family protein has protein sequence MTHFVYKLVPPRPTFGPGDMSDDEAAIMGRHGTYWSGLLADGTALIFGPVVDPTGNWGLGVVRADSEDDVRAISAADPAVTSGLARVEILPMPVGIGRD, from the coding sequence ATGACCCACTTCGTGTACAAACTGGTTCCGCCGCGTCCCACCTTCGGTCCCGGCGACATGTCCGACGACGAGGCCGCCATCATGGGCCGCCACGGCACGTACTGGTCGGGGCTCCTCGCCGACGGCACCGCGCTGATCTTCGGTCCCGTCGTCGACCCGACCGGCAACTGGGGCCTGGGCGTGGTGCGCGCCGACTCCGAGGACGATGTCCGGGCCATCAGCGCCGCCGACCCGGCCGTCACCTCGGGCCTCGCCCGCGTCGAGATCCTCCCCATGCCCGTGGGCATCGGGCGCGACTGA
- a CDS encoding excisionase family DNA-binding protein → MSPTTAPRRTGTFFPPTDATDLDALMDLSRFLDHHHEPAALVGPDGEEAPLPLEVYRTLTQIVDAMRAHRAVVVAPVDQKLSTQESADYLGISRPTLIKLLESGRIPFETVEGSRHRRVKLDDLLEYQSQRAIERRGALQALVDDAEDSGLYDVPAEDYREAMRTSRREIAEERKR, encoded by the coding sequence ATGAGCCCGACTACCGCACCGCGCAGAACAGGAACGTTCTTCCCCCCGACCGACGCCACCGACCTCGACGCCCTCATGGATTTGTCGCGGTTCCTCGATCACCACCACGAGCCCGCCGCGCTCGTCGGGCCCGACGGTGAAGAAGCCCCTCTCCCACTCGAGGTCTATCGGACGCTGACACAGATCGTGGATGCGATGCGCGCGCACCGCGCGGTCGTTGTCGCTCCGGTCGACCAGAAACTCTCGACGCAGGAGTCGGCCGACTACCTCGGCATCAGCCGCCCTACTCTCATCAAACTGCTGGAGAGCGGCAGAATCCCCTTCGAGACCGTAGAAGGCAGCCGACACCGGCGCGTGAAGTTGGACGATCTACTCGAGTATCAGTCACAGCGCGCAATCGAGCGGCGCGGGGCGCTGCAAGCTCTCGTCGATGACGCCGAAGACAGCGGCCTGTACGACGTGCCCGCCGAGGACTACCGGGAAGCCATGCGCACATCTCGCCGCGAGATTGCCGAGGAGCGCAAGCGGTAG
- a CDS encoding PIN domain-containing protein, whose protein sequence is MAGFRVMLDACVLVPIHKADLLLTFAEHRAFYPLWSNRIMDETVRGINRATKGRVSEATARLRVDA, encoded by the coding sequence GTGGCGGGGTTTCGCGTGATGCTCGACGCGTGTGTCCTGGTGCCGATCCACAAGGCCGATCTGCTGCTCACCTTCGCCGAGCACCGGGCGTTCTACCCTCTGTGGAGCAACCGCATCATGGACGAGACGGTGCGCGGTATCAATCGGGCGACAAAAGGACGAGTCTCAGAGGCGACCGCACGCCTGCGGGTCGACGCATGA
- a CDS encoding PIN domain-containing protein → MNDAFEDACVEGWEPLEEAISGMPDPDDRHVVAAAVRGHAAAIVTDNTQHFPNAVVEPLGLHIRSSDQFLLDLLHRNPARAVASVAQTADKRRRPPVTTEQFLDALAASGTTDFVRDIAPYFESGS, encoded by the coding sequence ATGAACGATGCCTTCGAGGACGCGTGCGTTGAAGGCTGGGAACCACTTGAAGAGGCAATCTCAGGAATGCCCGATCCTGACGACCGACACGTTGTCGCAGCCGCCGTGAGAGGCCACGCGGCCGCGATCGTCACCGACAACACCCAGCATTTTCCCAATGCAGTTGTGGAGCCGCTGGGGCTGCACATACGCAGCTCCGACCAATTCCTGCTGGACCTACTCCACCGCAATCCGGCGCGTGCGGTGGCCTCTGTAGCCCAAACCGCCGACAAGCGTCGTCGCCCACCGGTGACCACCGAACAGTTCCTCGATGCTCTCGCAGCCTCTGGCACAACCGATTTCGTCAGGGATATCGCACCCTACTTCGAATCCGGTAGCTAG
- a CDS encoding DsbA family protein, with the protein MSKKRKPGASVPRTTNSKYQPSAPSNTMTYVLGGIAVLVIAGLVIGGIWWSGRDQGDTDQAALASSSTMIVGPETAPLIDVFEDPMCPVCKVFEQQSGPAITKAVTEGKLRVRYHTLHFLNSRSATGDYSSRAAGALTCVADEQNTDLFLRFHSALFAAQPPEDGTGNITSPELARLATEQGATPATATCITDNAKVAQAEENAQKSTDELSKATGGQVGTPTVLHDGEPVNGVLEGTGWLDSILGGGNS; encoded by the coding sequence GTGAGCAAGAAGCGCAAGCCGGGAGCATCGGTGCCCCGCACCACCAACTCGAAGTATCAGCCGAGCGCGCCGTCGAACACGATGACCTACGTGCTCGGCGGCATCGCGGTCCTGGTGATCGCGGGCCTCGTGATCGGCGGGATCTGGTGGAGCGGACGCGATCAGGGTGACACCGATCAAGCCGCGCTGGCGTCGAGTTCGACGATGATCGTCGGTCCCGAGACCGCTCCGCTCATCGACGTCTTCGAAGACCCGATGTGTCCGGTGTGCAAGGTGTTCGAGCAGCAGTCCGGACCGGCCATCACCAAGGCCGTCACCGAGGGCAAACTCCGCGTGCGCTACCACACACTGCACTTCCTGAACTCGCGGTCGGCGACCGGTGACTACAGCTCGCGCGCTGCCGGTGCGCTGACCTGCGTGGCCGACGAGCAGAACACCGATCTGTTCCTGCGGTTCCACAGCGCGCTGTTCGCCGCCCAGCCGCCCGAAGACGGCACCGGCAACATCACCAGCCCCGAGCTCGCGCGTCTCGCCACCGAGCAGGGCGCGACGCCGGCCACCGCCACGTGCATCACCGACAACGCGAAGGTCGCCCAGGCCGAGGAGAACGCGCAGAAGTCGACCGACGAACTGTCGAAGGCGACCGGCGGCCAGGTCGGCACCCCGACCGTGCTGCACGACGGCGAGCCCGTCAACGGCGTCCTCGAGGGCACCGGTTGGCTCGACAGCATCCTGGGTGGTGGCAACTCCTGA
- the pgm gene encoding phosphoglucomutase (alpha-D-glucose-1,6-bisphosphate-dependent): MAHPRAGTLALPEDLVDVDALVRAYYDNTPDPSDPLQQVVFGTSGHRGSSFDNAFNEAHILATTQAIVDYRRSAGISGPLFIGFDTHALSVPAWRTALEVLAANEITVYTAESDSFTPTPAVSRAILMFNQDNPGVLSDGIVVTPSHNPPRDGGFKYNPPTGGPADTSITSVVAARANELLEQKLDGVARIPFERARGSEFVHDYSFLLNYIDGLGDVVDMRAIRDAGIHIGADPLGGASVGYWALLGLRYNLEHLTVVNPTVDPTFSFMTLDTDGKIRMDCSSANAMASLISSRDSYDIATGNDADSDRHGIVTPDAGLMNPNHYLAVAIDYLFTHRPQWSESAAVGKTLVSSSLIDRVVAGIGRPLLEVPVGFKWFVDGLLNGRVAFGGEESAGASFLTFDGSPWSTDKDGIIMALLASEILAVTGKSPSQRYAELAEEYGTTAYARIDAPASREQKAVLSKLSPEQVTATELAGEPISAIMTTAPGNGAPIGGLKVTTENAWFAARPSGTEDVYKIYAESFKGADHLAQVQSEAQQVVDAALGA, encoded by the coding sequence ATGGCACATCCTCGCGCTGGTACCTTGGCCCTGCCCGAAGACCTCGTCGACGTGGACGCCCTGGTGCGTGCCTATTACGACAACACACCCGACCCGTCGGACCCGTTGCAGCAGGTCGTGTTCGGGACGTCGGGGCATCGCGGATCGAGCTTCGACAACGCGTTCAACGAAGCCCACATCCTCGCGACGACGCAGGCGATCGTCGACTACCGCCGCTCCGCCGGGATCTCCGGTCCGCTGTTCATCGGGTTCGACACCCACGCTCTCTCGGTCCCCGCCTGGCGCACCGCACTCGAGGTGCTCGCGGCCAACGAGATCACCGTCTACACCGCCGAGAGCGACTCGTTCACACCCACGCCGGCGGTCAGCCGCGCCATCCTCATGTTCAACCAGGACAACCCGGGGGTGCTGTCCGACGGCATCGTCGTGACGCCGTCACACAATCCGCCGCGGGACGGCGGATTCAAGTACAACCCGCCGACCGGTGGTCCCGCGGATACCTCGATCACCTCGGTCGTCGCGGCGCGGGCGAACGAACTGCTCGAGCAGAAGCTCGACGGTGTCGCGCGCATCCCGTTCGAGCGTGCGCGCGGCAGCGAGTTCGTGCACGACTACTCGTTCCTCCTCAACTACATCGACGGACTCGGCGATGTGGTCGACATGCGGGCGATCCGCGACGCCGGCATCCACATCGGCGCCGACCCGCTCGGCGGCGCGTCCGTCGGCTACTGGGCGCTGCTGGGCCTCCGATACAACCTCGAGCACCTGACGGTCGTGAATCCGACGGTGGACCCGACGTTCTCGTTCATGACGCTCGACACCGACGGCAAGATCCGGATGGACTGTTCGTCGGCCAACGCGATGGCCTCACTCATCTCCTCCCGTGATTCCTACGACATCGCGACCGGCAACGACGCCGACTCGGATCGGCACGGCATCGTCACGCCCGACGCCGGTCTGATGAACCCCAACCACTACCTGGCCGTCGCGATCGACTACCTGTTCACGCACCGGCCGCAGTGGTCCGAGTCGGCGGCCGTCGGCAAGACGCTCGTGTCGTCGTCGCTGATCGACCGGGTGGTCGCCGGGATCGGACGACCGCTGCTCGAGGTTCCCGTCGGCTTCAAGTGGTTCGTCGACGGCCTGTTGAACGGTCGCGTCGCCTTCGGTGGCGAGGAGAGCGCCGGGGCGTCGTTCCTGACCTTCGACGGCAGCCCGTGGTCGACCGACAAGGACGGCATCATCATGGCGCTGCTGGCGTCGGAGATCCTCGCGGTGACGGGCAAGTCGCCGTCGCAGCGCTACGCCGAACTCGCCGAGGAGTACGGGACGACGGCGTACGCGCGGATCGACGCGCCGGCCAGTCGGGAGCAGAAGGCGGTGCTGTCGAAGTTGTCACCGGAGCAGGTGACGGCCACGGAACTGGCGGGCGAACCCATCTCGGCGATCATGACGACCGCACCGGGCAACGGCGCCCCGATCGGCGGCCTGAAGGTCACGACGGAGAACGCCTGGTTCGCGGCTCGCCCCTCGGGCACCGAGGACGTCTACAAGATCTACGCCGAATCATTCAAGGGCGCAGACCATCTCGCGCAGGTGCAGAGCGAGGCGCAGCAGGTCGTCGACGCGGCGCTGGGGGCGTGA
- a CDS encoding alpha/beta hydrolase translates to MTAIVPLHTPFARSTNRSVRTRRPNRYGETIVDVASKGPAHMLIAGLSGLLSPGRRSPGLLVLVLPGGTDNSHKPFSPWQPSALRMYPFTWSLRLRFGRSVRVHQVGYRVYGWNGDDNSPLLPARAALDEICRRHPGVPVVAIGHSMGGRVAAHLAADRRVIGVLGLAPWWQFADWRHIQPGARVVAVHGDADTRTLAKRTRKGIDELSALGVDAEFVPVPGGGHAMLDHIGLWQRSALDFVGERLSALRGA, encoded by the coding sequence ATGACCGCGATTGTGCCACTCCACACGCCGTTCGCCCGGTCGACGAACCGATCCGTCCGGACCCGGAGACCGAATCGCTACGGTGAGACGATCGTCGACGTCGCATCGAAGGGGCCTGCACACATGCTGATCGCCGGATTGTCGGGACTGCTGTCCCCCGGACGCCGATCCCCCGGCCTGCTCGTGCTCGTCCTGCCCGGCGGCACGGACAACAGCCACAAACCATTCAGTCCCTGGCAGCCGTCCGCCCTGCGCATGTACCCGTTCACCTGGTCGCTGCGACTGCGATTCGGCCGGTCGGTGCGCGTCCACCAGGTCGGCTACCGCGTGTACGGCTGGAACGGAGACGACAACTCGCCTCTGCTCCCCGCCCGTGCGGCACTCGACGAGATCTGCCGACGGCACCCGGGCGTGCCGGTGGTCGCGATCGGACACTCGATGGGCGGACGCGTGGCCGCCCATCTCGCCGCCGACCGCCGGGTCATCGGCGTCCTCGGGCTGGCGCCGTGGTGGCAGTTCGCCGACTGGCGACACATCCAGCCCGGCGCGCGGGTTGTCGCGGTGCATGGCGACGCCGACACCCGCACGCTCGCGAAGCGGACCCGTAAGGGCATCGACGAGCTGTCGGCACTGGGCGTCGATGCCGAGTTCGTCCCGGTTCCCGGTGGCGGTCACGCCATGCTCGATCACATCGGGCTCTGGCAGCGCAGCGCGCTCGACTTCGTCGGCGAGCGCCTGTCCGCGCTGCGCGGCGCCTGA
- a CDS encoding long-chain-acyl-CoA synthetase has product MVDHASGTGLLPDIRLADMVSGVASLRRDAGTILRTLPAMLPTPPTTKMSIGKRFQQSAQKYPDRDFLRFEGASITYREANARANRLADFLTREGVGRGDVVAVLSRNHPDVVIAMFAIVKIGAICGMLNFNQRGAVLEHSLGLIEPKVVLYQHDLLEALESVPTGCRPEKEFTFAELATLTARCSPLDRPVTDSIEVGSTAIYIFTSGTTGYPKASKMSHYRWLVAMNGIGGLGIRLRGDDVMYTALPFYHNNALTISVSSVLASGACLAIGKQFSASKFIDEIIENNATAFAYIGELCRYLLAQPPKPTDRAHRLRLAVGNGLRPDIWDAFTERFGIDRVVELYAASEANIGFINVFGLSKTAGFSPLPYTIVEYDEETGEPLRGPDGRVRPVGKGGTGLLLAQINSRVPFDGYTDPAATERKIVRDAKRKGDKWFNSGDVVRDQGFSHIGFVDRIGDTFRWKGENVATTEVEAVLDAHPAVEEAVVFGVPVPGVDGKAGMAAVSLRDSETFDADGLARHVRDGLPAYAVPLFVRIVEALEHTSTFKNMRTELRKQAYGQTGDDPLYVLVGEKYVEYYPEFVEELAGRPTR; this is encoded by the coding sequence ATGGTTGATCACGCGTCGGGCACGGGACTGCTGCCGGACATCCGGCTGGCCGACATGGTGTCGGGAGTCGCGTCGTTGCGTCGTGACGCTGGCACGATCCTGCGGACCCTACCGGCGATGCTGCCCACACCGCCGACCACGAAGATGTCCATCGGCAAGCGGTTCCAGCAGAGTGCGCAGAAGTACCCCGACCGGGACTTCCTCCGGTTCGAGGGTGCGTCGATCACCTACCGCGAGGCCAATGCTCGGGCCAACCGGCTCGCGGATTTCCTCACTCGCGAGGGTGTCGGGCGCGGTGACGTGGTCGCGGTGCTCTCGCGAAACCACCCCGATGTCGTCATCGCGATGTTCGCGATCGTCAAGATCGGGGCGATCTGCGGAATGCTCAACTTCAACCAGCGCGGCGCGGTGCTGGAACACAGTCTCGGACTCATCGAGCCGAAAGTGGTTCTCTATCAGCATGATCTGCTGGAGGCGCTGGAATCGGTGCCGACCGGATGCCGGCCGGAGAAGGAGTTCACCTTCGCCGAACTCGCCACACTGACTGCGCGCTGCTCACCGCTCGACCGGCCGGTCACCGACTCGATCGAGGTCGGGTCGACCGCGATCTACATCTTCACCTCGGGCACAACGGGTTACCCGAAGGCGAGCAAGATGAGTCATTACCGCTGGCTGGTGGCGATGAACGGCATCGGCGGGCTGGGAATCCGTCTGCGCGGCGACGACGTCATGTACACGGCGTTGCCCTTCTACCACAACAACGCTCTCACGATCTCGGTCTCGTCGGTCCTCGCGTCGGGCGCCTGCCTTGCCATCGGCAAGCAGTTCTCGGCGTCGAAGTTCATCGACGAGATCATCGAGAACAACGCCACCGCGTTCGCCTACATCGGTGAGCTGTGCCGCTATCTGCTCGCGCAGCCGCCGAAGCCGACCGATCGCGCGCACCGCCTCCGGCTGGCCGTCGGCAACGGTCTGCGCCCGGACATCTGGGATGCCTTCACCGAGCGGTTCGGTATCGACCGCGTCGTCGAGTTGTATGCGGCGAGCGAGGCGAACATCGGTTTCATCAACGTCTTCGGCTTGTCCAAGACGGCCGGGTTCTCGCCGTTGCCGTACACGATCGTCGAATACGACGAGGAGACCGGCGAGCCGCTGCGCGGTCCAGACGGGCGGGTGCGGCCGGTCGGGAAGGGTGGCACCGGATTGCTTCTCGCGCAGATCAATTCACGGGTGCCGTTCGACGGTTACACCGACCCGGCCGCGACCGAACGCAAGATCGTCCGCGACGCGAAGCGCAAGGGCGACAAGTGGTTCAACAGCGGCGACGTCGTCCGCGATCAGGGCTTCTCGCACATCGGCTTCGTCGACCGCATCGGCGACACCTTCCGCTGGAAGGGCGAGAACGTGGCCACCACCGAGGTCGAGGCGGTGCTCGACGCGCACCCCGCCGTCGAGGAGGCGGTCGTGTTCGGTGTGCCCGTTCCGGGGGTCGACGGCAAGGCCGGCATGGCGGCGGTGAGCCTGCGCGACAGCGAGACCTTCGACGCCGACGGTCTCGCCCGACACGTTCGCGACGGTCTGCCCGCGTACGCCGTGCCGCTGTTCGTCCGGATCGTCGAGGCGCTGGAACACACCTCGACGTTCAAGAACATGCGCACCGAACTCCGCAAGCAGGCCTACGGGCAGACCGGCGACGATCCGCTCTACGTGCTCGTCGGGGAGAAATACGTCGAGTACTATCCGGAGTTCGTCGAGGAGTTGGCCGGCCGGCCGACGCGCTGA
- a CDS encoding CaiB/BaiF CoA transferase family protein, with amino-acid sequence MTDTSPRPTSDRPAGPLDGVTVLELGTLIAGPHAARLLGDMGADVIKIEPPGKPDPIRTWGQAEVDGHRFYWTVHGRNKKAVTLDLRADRGRELFLDLVERADIIVENFRPGTLERLGIGPDVLSARNPGIVVVRVSGYGQTGPDSTRAGYASVAEAASGLRYLNGYPGQLPPRLALSLGDTLAGMFAAQGALAALYRRAVTGKGQVVDTSLIESCVAVQESAIADYDAGGVVRGPSGTRLDGIAPSNLYPTSAGTHVIIAANQDSVFARLCAAMGQPELATDDRFVDHAARGRNQDELDELIGEWSRQYTPEKLTEVLGAAGVVVGPVNSVAEVVADPHLQARGMIAEHYDERAHRTVLGPGVVPQFSDTPGGIRNAGPPAPGCDNEAVYGGLLGLPEDEIAALREAGVI; translated from the coding sequence ATGACCGACACCTCGCCGAGACCGACGAGCGACCGTCCCGCCGGCCCGCTCGACGGCGTCACCGTCCTCGAACTGGGCACGCTCATCGCCGGACCGCACGCGGCACGGCTGTTGGGTGACATGGGCGCGGACGTCATCAAGATCGAACCGCCCGGCAAGCCCGATCCGATCCGCACCTGGGGACAGGCGGAGGTCGACGGTCACCGCTTCTATTGGACGGTGCACGGCCGCAACAAGAAAGCGGTGACCCTCGATCTGCGGGCGGACCGAGGGCGCGAGCTGTTCCTCGATCTCGTCGAACGGGCCGACATCATCGTCGAGAATTTCCGTCCCGGGACGCTCGAGCGGCTCGGTATCGGCCCGGATGTACTGTCCGCTCGCAACCCGGGCATCGTCGTGGTGCGCGTCTCGGGCTACGGCCAGACCGGCCCGGATTCGACACGAGCCGGGTACGCCTCCGTCGCCGAGGCTGCCAGCGGTCTGCGGTATCTCAACGGCTACCCCGGACAGCTCCCGCCCCGGCTGGCGCTGTCACTCGGCGACACCCTGGCCGGCATGTTCGCCGCGCAGGGCGCCCTCGCGGCACTGTACCGGCGTGCGGTGACCGGCAAGGGGCAGGTCGTCGACACCTCGCTCATCGAATCGTGTGTCGCCGTGCAGGAATCGGCCATCGCGGACTACGACGCAGGTGGCGTCGTCCGCGGCCCGTCGGGCACCCGGCTCGACGGCATCGCTCCGTCGAACCTCTACCCGACCAGTGCGGGCACGCACGTCATCATCGCCGCCAACCAGGATTCGGTGTTCGCCCGGCTGTGCGCGGCGATGGGACAACCCGAGCTCGCGACCGACGACCGCTTCGTCGATCACGCCGCGCGCGGACGCAACCAGGACGAGCTCGACGAATTGATCGGCGAATGGTCGCGGCAGTACACACCGGAGAAGCTGACCGAGGTACTCGGTGCCGCGGGAGTCGTTGTCGGACCGGTGAACTCGGTCGCCGAGGTGGTCGCCGATCCGCACCTGCAGGCACGGGGGATGATCGCCGAACACTACGACGAACGTGCGCACCGCACCGTCCTCGGTCCCGGCGTCGTGCCACAGTTCAGCGACACCCCCGGTGGCATCCGCAACGCCGGTCCCCCCGCCCCCGGTTGCGACAACGAGGCCGTCTACGGCGGATTGCTCGGGCTGCCCGAAGACGAGATCGCGGCGTTGCGGGAGGCCGGGGTCATCTGA